The DNA sequence CCTCCGCCTTGCGCAGCCGGAACGCGGTCCGCCGGCGGATCACCTCGATCTGGTGCTCGACGTAGTAGCGGAGGAACTGCGCCAGGTTGAGCGTGCGCGGCACCCCGTCGACAAGCGCCAGCATGTTGGCGCCGAACGTCTCCTGGAGCTGGGTGTGCTTGTAGAGGTTGTTCAGCACCACCTTGGCGACCGCGTCGCGCTTGAGCACCAGCACGATCCGCATGCCGGTACGCCCGGAGGACTCGTCCCGGATGTCGGCGATGCCGGCGAGCTTGCCCTCCTTGATCAGCTCGGCGATCCGCTCGGCGAGGTTGTCCGGGTTGACCTGGTAGGGCAACTCGCTGACCACGAGCGCCGGCCGACCCCGCTTGTCCTCCTCCACCTCGACCACCGCGCGCATCCGGATCGAGCCACGCCCGGTCCGGTACGCGTCCTGGATGGCCTGCTGCCCGACGATCAGGCCGTAGGTCGGGAAGTCCGGACCCTTGACGATCTCCAGCAGCGCTTCCAGCGTGGTCGCCTCGTCGACCTCCGGGTTCTCCAGGCACCACTGCACCGCCGCGCCGATCTCCCGCAGGTTGTGCGGCGGGATCTTGGTGGCCATGCCGACCGCGATGCCCTCGGAGCCGTTGATCAGCAGGTTCGGGATCCGCGACGGCAGAATGGTGGGCTCCTTGGCCCGGCCGTCGTAGTTGTCCTGGAGGTCGACGGTGTCCTCGTCGATGTCCCGCAGCATCTCCATCGCCAGCGGGTCGAGCTTGCATTCGGTGTAGCGCATGGCGGCGGCCGGGTCGTTACCGGGCGAGCCGAAGTTGCCGTTGCCGTCGACCAGCGGGTAGCGCAGCGACCACGGCTGCGCCATCCGGACCAGCGCGTCGTAGATGGCCGAGTCGCCGTGCGGGTGGAACTGGCCCATCACGTCGCCGACGACGCGGGAGCACTTCACGTAGCCGCGGTCCGGCCGGTAGCCGGAGTCGAACATGGCGTAGAGGATCTTGCGGTGGACCGGCTTGAGCCCGTCCCGCACGTCCGGCAGGGCGCGCCCGACGATGACGCTCATCGCGTAGTCGAGGTACGAGCGCTGCATCTCGACCTCGAGGCCGACCGGCTCGATGCGGTCGTGCTGGACGACCGCGGCCAGTGTCTCCGGGGTCTCCGGCTCGTTCGGGGTGGACTCGGGAAGATCGGTCACTGTTAACCCTTATCAGACTTAGAGTCGTGATCTAGCTGTGGATAACGGCTGTGGAAAGCGGCCGGACTGTGGATAAGTCTGTGGACTGCCGGGCCGACCGGTGGATCTCCGGCCGGCCCGGCCGCGTCCGTCAGATGTCCAGGAACCGCACGTCCTTGGCGTTGCGCTGGATGAACGACCGGCGCGCCTCGACGTCCTCACCCATCAGGACGCTGAACAACTCGTCCGCGGTGGCGGCGTCGTCGAGCGTGACCTGGCGCAGGGTGCGGGTGGCCGGGTTCATCGTGGTCTCCCACAGCTCCGGGTAGTTCATCTCGCCGAGGCCCTTGAACCGCTGGATGTCGTCCGGCTTGGCGTTGGCCTTCTTCTGCTGACGCAGCGCGATCAGCCCGTCACGTTCCCGGTCGGAGTACGCGTACTGGGCGTCGTCGCCCTTCTTGTTCCACTTGATCTTGTAAAGCGGCGGGGCGGCCAGGTAGACGTGGCCCAGCTCGACGAGCGGTCGCATGAAGCGGAACAGCAGGGTCAGCAGCAGCGTCTGGATGTGCTGGCCGTCCACGTCCGCGTCGGCCATCAGCACGATCTTGTGGTACCGCAGCTTCTCGATGTCGAAGTCGTCGTGGATGCCGGTGCCGAGCGCCGTGATCAGCGCCTGCACCTCGTTGTTCTTCAGCACCCGGTCGATCCGGGCCTTCTCCACGTTCAGGATCTTGCCGCGGATCGGCAGGATCGCCTGGGTACGCGGGTCGCGGCCCTGCTTCGCCGAACCGCCGGCCGAGTCGCCCTCGACGATGAAGACCTCGGACTCGCGCGGGTCGGTGGACTGGCAGTCGGCCAGCTTGCCCGGCATCGAGCCGGACTCCAGCAGCGACTTGCGCCGGGCCAGCTTGCGCGCCTGCTGGGCGGCGATGCGGGCGCGGGCGGCCTGGGACGCCTTGGTGATGATGATCTTCGCCTCGGCGGGGTTGCGGTCGAACCAGTCGACCAGCGACTCGTTGCAGACCCGCTGGACGAAGCCCTTCACCGGGGTGTTGCCCAGCTTGGTCTTCGTCTGCCCCTCGAACTGCGGGTCGGTCAGCTTGACCGAGATGATCGCGGCCAGACCCTCGCGGATGTCCTCCCCGGAGAGTCGCTCGTCGCCCTTGAGCAGCTTCTTCTCCGCGCCGTAGCGGTTGACCACGCTGGTCAACGCGGCCCGGAAGCCCTCCTCGTGGGTGCCGCCCTCGTGGGTGTTGATGTTGTTGGCGAAGGTGTAGACCGACTCGCCGTACGACTCGTTCCACTGCATGGCGATCTCGGCCGACATGCCGGTCTCCTCGGCCCCGAACTCGACCACCGTCTTGTGGATCGGGCTCTTCGAGGCGTTGAGGTGCCGGACGAAGTCGGCGATGCCGCCGTCGTAGTGGAAGGTGACCTCGCGGAGCTTGCCGTCCTCGTCCTCCGGCACCCGCTCGTCGAGCAGGTGGATGGTGAGGCCGCGGGTGAGGAAGGCCATCTCCTGGAGGCGCCGGTAGATGGTGTGGAAGTCGAAGTCGACGGTCTCGAAGACGTCCGGGTCGGGCCAGAAGGAGACCGCGGAGCCGGTCCGGTCGGTCGGCTCGCCCTTCTCCAGGGGCGTCGGCTTCGACTGGTTGTAGCGCTGCCGCCAGACGAAACCGTCCTTGTGGATCTCCACGGCCATCCGGGTGGAGAGCGCGTTGACCACCGAGACGCCGACGCCGTGCAGGCCGCCGGAGACGGCGTACGCCTTGCCGTCGAACTTGCCGCCCGCGTGCAACACGGTCAGCGCCACCTCGACGCCGGGCTTCTTCAGCTTGGGGTGCAGGTCGACCGGGAAGCCCCGGCCGTTGTCGGTGACCCGGACGCCACCGTCGGCCAGCAGCACCACGTCGATGGTGTCGCAGTAGCCGGCCATGGCCTCGTCCACCGCGTTGTCGACGACCTCCCACACCAGGTGGTGCAGACCGCGCTCGCCGGTGGACCCGATGTACATACCGGGCCGCTTCCGGACCGCTTCCAGGCCCTCCAGCACGGTGATGGACTCGGCGCCGTACTTCTTGTTGTCCTCCGCTGCCACGCTCGGCCACTTTCTCGCACCGGCCGCGCACGGGCGCGGGGCGCGGGTTCGGCGGACAGGACACGACGTCGGCGTGCCCGGGCCGCCCCCGGGATCACCAGGTCACGGATCGTGTACGCCGGGCGCCGCGATTGCCCGCGGATCGCGATCGGCTCGGACCCGATGCGGCACAATGATCAAGGGCCCCGGGGGCCCATGTCGGTCGCTCCGTGTCGGGTCTTTCGTCTCGCCTCCAATCTTACTGTGCGCAGCCGACCAAACCGCCACTCGGCACCCCTGGAGAGGCGGCTGAGAATGCCGTAGCCGGACGAACCTCGCTGCCCGCGACTCCCCCTACACGCCACGACGCCGCGCCGTGCCATCGGCCACCGCGCCCGGTCGGGGCCGCCGGGCCGGTGACCGGCGGTTCGCGGGCCGGGGGTCGCGGTGGAACGCGACGTGCCGTACCTTTTGCGGCGCCGCCGTTGCGGTCTTGATCTTTTGCGCCCGGACCGGGGACCATCGGCTGGGATGGTCCGACAGACGCTTGGTGAGAGGTGACGCCAGATGGGGCTGGACAACGTCGCGGTGCACTGGCCGCGTACCGGCCGCTTCTACGACCCGGTCGCGCCGGCTGAGTTCGTGGACTTCGGCGAAATCGTGGACATGCCACGCATCTCCGCCCCGACCGCCGCGCTCGCCGAGCTGATCGCCAAGACCGGCACGGTGCGGGCGACCGCGTACACCGAGCTGGTCGACCTGATCCTCGGGCTGGAAAATGTGCTCTACGCCACGGAGAACGCGGCCGAGGACGAAGATCCGGTGATCGACCCGGACGGCTGCGCCTGGATCGCCGAGGGCGTGGAGAAGTTCGTCGCCCGACACCGGCCCTACGGCGAGGCGGTCACGTTCGAGTCGGTCAGCGAGGTGCTGCGCGCGCTGCTCGGCGACGGGCGGCTGGCCGAGCAGCAGCTCCGCTGGCTGGAGAGCCGGCTCGACAAGCTGCGCGACGACAGCGGCGATCCGCCGCAGTGGAACTTCACCTGCGCCGAGCTGAGCGTGCTGGCCGCGTTCTACCG is a window from the Micromonospora sp. DSM 45708 genome containing:
- the gyrB gene encoding DNA topoisomerase (ATP-hydrolyzing) subunit B, with the translated sequence MAAEDNKKYGAESITVLEGLEAVRKRPGMYIGSTGERGLHHLVWEVVDNAVDEAMAGYCDTIDVVLLADGGVRVTDNGRGFPVDLHPKLKKPGVEVALTVLHAGGKFDGKAYAVSGGLHGVGVSVVNALSTRMAVEIHKDGFVWRQRYNQSKPTPLEKGEPTDRTGSAVSFWPDPDVFETVDFDFHTIYRRLQEMAFLTRGLTIHLLDERVPEDEDGKLREVTFHYDGGIADFVRHLNASKSPIHKTVVEFGAEETGMSAEIAMQWNESYGESVYTFANNINTHEGGTHEEGFRAALTSVVNRYGAEKKLLKGDERLSGEDIREGLAAIISVKLTDPQFEGQTKTKLGNTPVKGFVQRVCNESLVDWFDRNPAEAKIIITKASQAARARIAAQQARKLARRKSLLESGSMPGKLADCQSTDPRESEVFIVEGDSAGGSAKQGRDPRTQAILPIRGKILNVEKARIDRVLKNNEVQALITALGTGIHDDFDIEKLRYHKIVLMADADVDGQHIQTLLLTLLFRFMRPLVELGHVYLAAPPLYKIKWNKKGDDAQYAYSDRERDGLIALRQQKKANAKPDDIQRFKGLGEMNYPELWETTMNPATRTLRQVTLDDAATADELFSVLMGEDVEARRSFIQRNAKDVRFLDI